Genomic DNA from Caldicellulosiruptor hydrothermalis 108:
CATTGGGAAAAAGCTCTTTTTTTGAGTTCTTCGCCTTTTATTAGTTGAAGATAAAAAAGGCGTCCCACCAGCAACACAAAGCTTAAAAAAAATATTGCCATTACAAAAAGGATTCTCTTTTTTATCTTTATAGATGCTTCTTTCAAGTCTTATTTCCTCCAGCTTCTTGGGTCTTAAAAAATTTTAAAAGATTTTCTTAATAAAGTTTATTATCAAAGATACTTTATTATTATAATTCGATTTTTCTTCTTTTGCGACCTTTTGATTCTTTTCTTCAGATAAAGGAACAGTAACATATACAACCTGCGAAAAGTCAGGATATGTCATGGAATATTTCTGTTGCGCAATCCTTTCTATCTCAGATAGAGTAAGCTTGCCATCTATCTCAAGCTTTAACTGTTTGTTGATATCAGTTTGCAATTTAAGTTCATTCTGAAGCTGAGCAAGTTTTGCCCTCTCATGAGTAATATTCACATACCCGCACATAATAATTATTGACATGCTACAAAATATGCAAACAAACAATATATTCCTTAAAAACCTTGCTCTTTCAATCCTCTTTTGTTTTAATATTTGCTTTCTTATCTGATTCTTTCTGGCAATCTCCTGTTCAATCTCTTCTCTTTCCGCTTGATAACCTTCCCAGTAATCCTCGCTGTAAATTGCTGAACCTGTTCTTGGCATTTTAAAAAACCCCCTTTATATTTCAGACCTTTTGGGCAACTCTCAGCTTTGCACTGTGACTTCTTCTGTTCCTTTCAATCTCTTCTTTAGAAGGCACTATTGGCTTTTTTGTTATAATCTCAAGCTGCTTTTTCTTGCCACATCTACAGACAGGAATATCTTTCGGGCAAATACATTCAAGAGAATGAAATTTGAAGAACTCTTTTACTATTCTATCTTCAAGAGAGTGAAAAGAAATTGCGCATATTCTTCCACCAGATTTTAAAAACCCCAAACTCTTTTCAAGCGCAACCTTTATCTCCTCAAGCTCCCTGTTTACCTCTATTCTAATAGCCTGGAAAGTTCTCTGTGCAGGGTGTGACCCATCCTTTGGTTTGGGTACTAAAGAAGAAATCAAGCTGCTCAGATCTGTTGTGGTTTCAATAGGCTTTTTACTCCTTCTTTCAACAATAGCTTTTGCAATCCTTCTTGCAAACCTCTCTTCACCGTACTCTCTGATTATCCTCTCCAAATCTTCCTGGGAATAGAAATTGACAACATCATATGCTGTGAGCTTTGATGTTGTATCCATCCTCATATCCAAAAATGCTTCCTTGCTGTACGAAAAGCCTCTCTCCTGCTTGTCAAGCTGCAAAGAAGAAACTCCAAAGTCGAAAAGTATTCCGTCTATTTTTGCAATCCCTAAACTTTCAAGTACCTCATCCACTTTTGAAAACGAAGAGTGCACAATTTTTATATTCTTGTACGCTTCTAACCTTCTTTTACCAAGCTCGATAGCTTCTAAGTCCTTGTCAATAGCAACAAGAAAACCCTTGTTAGAAAGCTTCTCAAGTATTCTTTTTGAATGTCCACCAAGACCAAACGTAGCATCGACATAAATTCCATCCGGATTTGTAATCAAAAAAGATACAGACTCTTCAAGTAGTACTGGTATATGCTCAAACATCAAAATTTCCTCTGCTCCTCCCAAAACTTATATGCCCAATTCTTCCATTTTTTGTGCTATCCTATCAACAGAAAGGTTCTCATTGGTCATTTCTTTGAGCCAGTTATCCTCGCTCCATATTTCAATTCTTGTCATGACACCAA
This window encodes:
- a CDS encoding cell division protein FtsL — its product is MPRTGSAIYSEDYWEGYQAEREEIEQEIARKNQIRKQILKQKRIERARFLRNILFVCIFCSMSIIIMCGYVNITHERAKLAQLQNELKLQTDINKQLKLEIDGKLTLSEIERIAQQKYSMTYPDFSQVVYVTVPLSEEKNQKVAKEEKSNYNNKVSLIINFIKKIF
- the rsmH gene encoding 16S rRNA (cytosine(1402)-N(4))-methyltransferase RsmH, with product MFEHIPVLLEESVSFLITNPDGIYVDATFGLGGHSKRILEKLSNKGFLVAIDKDLEAIELGKRRLEAYKNIKIVHSSFSKVDEVLESLGIAKIDGILFDFGVSSLQLDKQERGFSYSKEAFLDMRMDTTSKLTAYDVVNFYSQEDLERIIREYGEERFARRIAKAIVERRSKKPIETTTDLSSLISSLVPKPKDGSHPAQRTFQAIRIEVNRELEEIKVALEKSLGFLKSGGRICAISFHSLEDRIVKEFFKFHSLECICPKDIPVCRCGKKKQLEIITKKPIVPSKEEIERNRRSHSAKLRVAQKV